The Cydia splendana chromosome 2, ilCydSple1.2, whole genome shotgun sequence nucleotide sequence ACAACTAGTTTAaaaatttcatataaaaatcttaaattGACTAAGAAAGTTGTGATGATTAAGAATCTGTCAAGTCAAAGGAGGGGCATTTTGCTAATACTGGACTGATGGCACGATTCTGAATATACCCTCTCCTTTGACTAATACTGGGCGAGATTGAGGAAAGAAGGATTTCACAACCCGGAGTAGCACCTCGTGACTTATATTTAGCAATCTACTCAGATTTCAAAAAGgctactaaaatattattcattcaaatgaatacaaaataaattaaatcctCCTTTCCTTCATTTATCTATATGAAATGTATAGACACGTGACTGTTTAGAAGCACATGTTGTGGTAGTCTGTTGCAACAACAGCATTCATAAACAACAACAAGAGTATAATAAATTTGGTAATACTGCTGTTTAcaacatacattaaaataaaagaaaatacattattataatgccTTGTGCATACTGATAATAATGTCGTACAACACAACATGTAACAGATCTAAAAATCtataaaaagaaatataaaaatcacAGTTTCAAAATTATGCAGGGACTCTTCAACCCGGTGTGAAGCCGGTAAGATGGATAAAAGACCTAAACGAACTTAAACGTAATAAGAACGTACCTAATAAGTACACAACAAATATTATAAGAGACACAGAGAGACAACAAAGCAAATACACTCACGCATTCATTACTGAGAATATGATTGCTTGTCAAAGTTTTActgaaagaaagaaaaaaagatATTCCATCTAGAGCTACCTAAATAGTTGTAATAAAATTCACTATGGGCATGTAGGCAACAGCAATAGGTAAAGTCTACTATcaaaacaatttttaacaagcaaGCATACTCGTCGTACACGGCATGCGTGAGTGCGCTTCTCACCTTGTGAACAAAATGGCGGCGTGAGAGCGTTTTGGCGGGAATTAAGGCGCCGGTAAGGCTGTGCGTTGGTAAGGGTGCTCCCTCACTTGCGCGAGCCGACCCGCCCGCCGCACGACACCTAGCGGCATATGGATATAAATCATCTGTGTCACCATACATCAGAGCTTGAAAACGTGAtaatttattatgaaaactaTGTAAGTAGTAGGTACATTCATCTGTATAGGCACTTAAACAAAATCGCCAAGATCCattttttatcacaaaaataacATGAAGATATTTAAGGCAATTTTTGGCGATAATTAGATAATAGTCGATTTAAATTCAGTGGTTCAAGCTCTGCGTATtttaaatgctgaaaagaaaaTCTCATTATTCTATATTCAAATATTCCTATGCTAAACTTTTCTGATAGCTATCTATCACTGCCAAATACTCGTCATTGTCAACTACATAATACTATTTTTATCGAAGCTTTTGTTTGGCAGTAAccctaatttatttataatattatgccTAAGCctatatatacctattattttagtGCTTtggaagtaaaataataaaatcacggGTAAAAGTATCCCGGTCAAGGTACAGGTAATGGCTGGCTTCgcaatttcattttaaataaaataaattgactcTACAATCAACTGTATTACATATAAACCTACACAAAATACGggtataatattttcataaagcTCACTCTTTTCTATCCTATCTAAATCTTTAAAAGATAATAATACTTAACCTATGgtatgtttataaatataagtatggctaataaattaataatttacgaCATCATTTATAACATTTAGAATCGCCTAGAATGTTGTTCATTTTTGATCGAAATGTTTATGTTCGTAGTATTAAATTGTAAGTGTGTtataaagttaaaattaaaatattgttttgtaaataaaatcaaGTAACATATTTTGGTCCCTTTTGCTTGTAATTAGCTGATGCTTATTTGTAACTTATTCTGAGTTCCAGAGATAAGAAGTGACGTGGTGAGAATGGCTCGAGCTGAGTGTAGACACGACAAAACAGCATGCATGACCGTGGCACTAGAGTGTGGCTTAAACGTGACAGCAAAACACGTATTAGTAGAAGTCTAAACACTCAAAGAAAATTGGATACGTATTAACATTACAGTACGTTAATATAATTAGTGGTGTTACAAGCAAGGGTTATCACAAGATGATACAATGACGGGTTTTATTATGACtatcattattaaaaaaaataacgaaacaaacaaataaatataaaaaaactctACTTCTTTGTTAAGATACATCGGTAACTAATAAGATTTGTATTGGCAGTTCAACTTATCAGTAAAATTAGGTATTGTCTATTTTTAAAACAGTTACGTCATCTGCCATCCACCTATCCTAACAAGACGAGTATGTAAAAAacgtaaatattaaataataaataattgaaatatattaatgtgtaaataggtattttaaaaaacctttataatgtatataaataaatatatctctgctttttcaaataggtacgaAAAATACCTTTTGGTACAGTAAATAGCCGTCGAAGAAACAAAGCTTTCAAAACTTGACATAGTTATAACATCATCGTAGGTACAAAATGAGTGTGTTGTAGTGTTTTACTTAACAGATAGCTTAACCTAGATTGATCATGGCTTTTAAATGACTGTAAGAGTGCGTCCTGGGGGCAAGTGGTGTTTACAAAGGACGTCAATAATGATGCGGAGGTCGATACGTCGCGTGGCGGTCGTATCTTATGGCGGACTGATGATGCGTTTGCGGCCAATGTCAAAAGCCAGCAAGTAGGTATCTCGACGCTGTAAACCCCATTAAAATATATCACACACAGTTCACTGTAAGCTCAATACTGTGTTACGTATCGTATTAGTCGATTAGTGTTGTGTATTCACGAGCCCTCAATTTATTTGTTAATAAACGTCGCCAGTTCGCTGCCTTGGTGGGTTACCTAGTTACTTAATTTTTTAACCGCGGTGATTCATACCTAAGTTATTAGTTTGTTTAAGAAAGTTAGAAATTTGAAAAAGTAAggtaccaaataaagtaaaatatgatATTACTAATATCATGCACGTAAATGAGTCATTCGAAAAGCAAGacttatttaacttatttgTATAGGGTGCCCACATGTtagtatgtataggtatatttatactatttaagtacctatttattactaAGGCACTAAAACGCGTCCGTTGATTCACAATGATTTTATCAAACCAATTGGTTTACCTACATAAATACTAACACGATAGCACCTCTACGTTTTTATGGCATGCGGTTATTTCAAACACGATGATAGAATTCTTTATAATCGGCTTTAACGTCTTTTTGCATTAATTCTTCTAAATTGTTCTAACATCTAGCTATATACGTTATGAAAGTAATACGAGTACTAATATGACTGTTGTCTGTATCGAATTTACTGGATGATACGAACCCAGTACCGTGTGTTCCGCGTCTAGTTAGTAAGACAGCGTCATTCGATGACATTTAAATCGATTTGCTTACCTATTTAAATGTCATTAAACAAGACTAGTGTTCAAGTAAAGAGATCAACGGGCGAACAACCCACCCGTATGGTCAGTAGTGGCGTACTCCGCAGCGAGTAACGggttggcggcggcggcggtgagGGCCGCGTAGTTAGCGTAGTCGGCGTAGGGGGACGCGTAGATGAGCTGATGCGCCGGTTCACCCGGAGATAGCAGGCCGGCCGCGGCACCTGCGCCGGTGCCGTTGAGCAGGCCAGCCTGGCCGCCGTGGCCCGCGGACATCCTCGGGGACAGAATCAGGGGGGCCCCGAGCGGAGCCTGCGTGCGTAGGGCGACACCGCCCACGCCACCGCCTGGCGCCAACAGTCGTTGCGTCTCGGCCGCGGCGGCGGCAACGCGACGCCATTCCTCGTCCGCTGTGGAGTCACCTTCATTGTATCAATGCTAAGATACGTCGCTTTACGTATGTTAGTAACTTTACACCGGTTAGTCAAATTAACCAAATGGTTAGGATACAATTACAGTAACCTTCCTTGTTACATTCGTTTAATACCTATTCCTACGGCTTGTTgataaaaatatagaaaattagACTTGGAAAGCAGCCAAATTATGTGTAAACAAGACGTACTCGTAAGGTAATATATTGATGAAAAACTTCAAACTATCTTGACATTGATCTTAAAATTGAAACAGCCCAGTTAATGGAACAATCAAAACATGCTACAAATCACTTAAGTTGTCTTGCCCAGATAGTTAACGATTCATAAATTAAGACAATTTATGGTCATGTGTTAAaccattaataaaaacaaagccATTGAAGGGTGATAAAAATCGTGAAATAATATTACAGCCATGACAAACAGAAAATCCCCAAACACATAAACAGTGAATTCAATGGTCATCTGATCGTGAAAAGAATGCAGTTATAATACTTAATAACCCATTTAGTCAATCACATTAAAGCAAACTTGAGAAACAGTGTGATTCTATATCAAACACTTCAGCAGGTCTCGCACCAACATAAAAGAcacaatacaaataaaattctAGGTACTTGAAAATTACATGAACAGAGTTTGAAACCCGTTTTTTTGTTAGTATTTTTGACGGATTCCGTTAAGAAGCTGCAATAAAAGAAAATCGCCAGTTTACTTAATTTTATGATGCAATCATGGATAGACATAAATGCCGCTTGATAACAGAATCCCGGATTAGTTAGTGACAAAACATAAATGCGACCATACTTATGAGGCACTGACCGTTGACAGGCACGACGGCTTTCGCGCTGGAGTCGCGGTAGGTGCCGTTGATGATGGCCAATTCCATTAACTGACGTTTCTTCAATTCGTCTTCGCCGTCCGCTTGCTGTAAATAAAGATGTTCATTTTCAATTTATGTAGTGCTGCTGCAATTCTACATACTTATTTTACGTTCTTAATCAACCTAGCTACACAAATCAGTAATAATAGATACccgtatatttatttacctctCAGAATTCATCTTACAACTGAATTCCGAATCTGAAAACGAAGATCCAAGAGTTTCATCTGATTACGGTGCACCTAACCGATTCGTATTTTAAATTACAGAGTAAAAGTAGTTCAATAAAGGTACTTACGGGAATAAGTAGACGCTTAACCTCCTCGACGGCCCTGGCGAGCTTCAGCTTGGCCCTGTTCTCGGTGTCCTCCACCGTCAGCAGCACGTGCAGATCGTCTGCCAGGTGCTCCCAGTTGGGCTTACCCCTGTTCGCGTCCTCCTGAAATTTTTACCAAATGCAATGAAGAACACAAAACTCCACAAATCACAAAACCACCACCACACTCCATAGGCTCGATATCGGCCTAACAAAAACGACCATGAAGATTTAAATTTAGAATCTAAAAAGCTAAGTCAGTAGATCCGATATAGTTTCGCTAGTATTCGAGAGGTTAAAATCGTCAGTCAGCAGTCTCCTGGTGTTAAAGATGTAATTTGCTCAAATAGAGCTATAtaatcaaactacacaacgggattCCCgggtcccgttgtgtagtttgataatgtttaataatcgtgaaagtttaaattagAGCTATATAGTTTCTTACCAGATTTTATGAAGGGAAGGGAAGGGATACATCTCTTCATAAATCTGGTAAAATATACAAACTATATTCTTAAAAAAGATAAACCAGTAGTAATAGAAATTCAGTTTTTCAAAAACCttgcaatataaataaatagatgaAATGATCACCAGCGTCGTTACTTTGTTTGCACTGAAACTATTACAAGAGTTTGACATGTTAGCTGTGTTTCTCTCAATTTCATGTTATACTCGTTATATTTAAGTAAATTGTAACCTGATCCTCCATTAGGGCTGCATGAAAAACAAAAGTAATTTGTGTAGGCGTAGGTATATAAGTAGAGTAGATATTATGCTATAAGACTGAATGATTAGCTTACAGTAATGCTCACCTTCTTCTTGTCTCTCATGGATCCCTTGCCTCTGACCATGATTTTGCAGCCTGTCTCCTGTTCTAGCTGCTTGGCTGTCATACCTCTGGGCCCCAGAATCCTTCCCACGAAGTTGaactgtaacaaaataaaaagaCGATTCATGAATACTTGTTTCAGTTCTTGGACATTTTTATATACATCCAGAGAGGTATTTCTTTATTGAAGTCATGCGCCAATCGCGAGATAAAGAGTTAATAATGTCAGACAGCAAAAATGTAGGTAAAGTCATAGTAGATATTTGAAAAGCtgttatgaaataaaatatacgtAAATTGTATTTCAACACCATTTTATTCGATCAATTATTAGTCATAGATAATTTTACATCTTAGCTCTGAGACACCCCAGTACAAGTACTGCTATTAGCCGTAGGACTAATTACGCGCTTCGCTACGCACACATCGTTTCCTGTGTGCCTACGCCGCAGACGTACGTTCACATGTACACTAATTTAACCTCAATTCCTTAGCTTCAAAGCGTCGGCCAGTAAGGTATATGAACTGTGAACCAGTATCACTCTGCAGTACGTTTGCACTAAGAAAATGGACCAACCCGCTTGGCACCTCGCCAGAACACACATCggtatttcacaatttttcttaAAGATTCAACTACGTTAATTACTAAATGCTAGTTAAATTAAATGTGAAGCGTAAAATTGAATACTTGTCAAACTAACTAATTACCTGTGACAGCATAAAAATTGCTAACGGATGCTTTGAAAACTTGCACATATTTTGAAACATTGAATCCCGAAAAAGGTCGGCAGTCTTTTGTGATCATAGATCTGATTACCCGTGAAGTATATCTAGACGTTATTAGGTTGATTAGCTATTGTATCAATGCAACTGATGAAATATGAGACACGGAAACAGTCTTGGGACATTCAGTACCCATCGCGGTCGGGCAACCGTGACGTTCGATGACGGGCCACCAATCGTAAATCAATGGGAAAACAAACGAACCGAAGTTTGGCATATTGATTTGCATCTAATGAATCTGATCAAACCACAGTTTATCATAAATTAACATCTACATGCTATATAGATCTTGGCTTTGACGGATTAGAAATCGCATCACATACAAACATTACAAACTGTAACTTGCATTATATATTTTAGCGACTTGCTGTCAACCGTCGACATTGCTTTTATAATTAGTGCTGCACTAAAGTCCTGATTCCAAATTAAGCAGTAGCTACAAATTGCGAACTTGAGTATCTATATAATACACTATGGTTTACGTTAGAGTTGGAAAGAGTTAATTAGTAGGTATCATGTTTTTAAGGACCTTTGCATACCATAAAAGATAGGTAGAAagaaaaatacacaaattaCAAGTTAAGTTACAAGTAATGTAGAACTCGCACACATAAATAgcaatttattttgtaaaactCCAGTTTATATTATCGCGGTTTCCAGCGCATAAAATCCTAGCTGTAATCGTAATAGTTATATTAAAGCGGAGGGCTTGACTGCTTAGCGGTACACCGCAAAACGGCCTGCGGGAGAAGACTTCCTCTTTGCATGTCAACTATTATTATACCCCCTTGTAAATAATGATGAACACTAAAAGCTCTATTTAATAGCATACTAACAGCACGCCACAGCGTATCTGTAGGTATGAGTATTTAGAGCTATATTTTATCCTGACATATCAAAATAATggtctaatatttttttatttaaagtatttttGTATCTTTTCATATAGTAGCTCACTGACTACACAGACACCGCAATCGCATTATGAAGCGTTTACAAAGAGCACAAGGTCACTACAGATTTGTacaattttacttgtaaaatgctACGAATCCAGCAGCAAAATAGAGTTGTATTCTACCTACACTATTTTATACTATAATAACCCAAGAACATCCCTGAAgcttaatatttataaatattttttaaagtggTCCTGATGTGGTCGCAACTGAAATAAGCAGTCGCTCTGCGTTACTAAATCTGTATGGATTGACTTATTTGCTCCGTCTAGTAGTTGAGGTGGTCTGTTAGTCTAGCTCTGTCCATGTCATTAAGTTAAATAGGTACCCATCAGCGTACAATGCATTTCACAATCCTGTGCGAACCGTCGCCACTCGCCGGACATGTCACGCCGTTTTGAAACTCGCGCGCCAGTTGGCTTCGCGCCCGCGCTCGCATATCCCGTCATTTCAGGAAAAGCATCTTACTAACATCTCCGGCTGCTTGCGCAGCATTTTTTAAACTCGTGTTTTAGAAGTCCAGACTTTATAGTGACATAATGTAAACGTGCCAAAAGTCTTATTTTCATAGGAATTTAAGGTTaatgtgcagagttagcttgatCTGACTCTGTATCTTCatcttaattatattataacatcGATTCGATCGTATAGCTCAAGACATTTTAGTTACTTAATCTACTCAACAAATTACTTGGTAAGAGTATTTTGTCATAACATTCAATaacgtttataaataaaacgGAAACCTCACGGCATTTAAACTAAATTTGTGTCTCGATTGGTATTCCGGTAAAAATTTCAGACGTTTAATAATGTCCCACATTTAACTGTTACCCTCTACGTCTGAGGCAATATTTTATCTGGAATTAGAGGAAACTGTGGTCGTGACGTAATTTCGGAAGCCCGAAAACGAGCGAGCGACGACAGCTCTACGGCGTCGATTAGTCGCAGTCGCTAACCCAAGAAAAATAACGGGTCCATCTCTTTTCTTCGAAAGCGAATACAATATTTGACTGTTTTTTTCAACAATCCGTAAACTTCAAATTTATGCAAACTATAATTGTGTCTTCACAACTGACGAAGTTTAGTTTTTCCCTTCACTTCATAAGTTCATGTGTacagcgccacttgcaccatcccactaacgcCGGGATTAACCGGGTAGACccttaacccagtgtcaaattatactggtaaccatggtaactccaggtttaaccggttaagccCGGGTTACTGGAATGGAGCAAGTGGCCCTAAAGATTCTTAATTCTGAACTTACAtagattttattttgaaaaagtaTTCAAACGTTATGGAAATGTAGATTCGCGTAATCATAGCTAGGTATGCCTTGTGTAAACAGTTTGTAAAAACAGTGCCTTTATAAACGTCAAGCTTGTCGTAAGTATCAAATAgtttattttcatgaatttcATGATGTATAaaggtataaaataataaccacgggcagtttaaaattataaatttatatttaggtaggtatttgcaTCTTTGAACTGTTGCAGCTTAATATAGAGAAAGTAATTATGGGATGCATGCTCGTATCTATCTCGAGGCCTAAGGCATCTGGTATAATTTATCGCATGAAAACAACGTCCACTACGTAGGTActacaaaatttaatttaattccgAACTTAATTGGGTTCAgttaagtaaattaatatttcagCATGAAAATATTAGgtcaaatcatttatttactcaGCAGTTACGCCATGTTCCCCGATGAAATCCCAACGATTCTCAATGTAAATCTGACGATGAACAGGTatctttaaataattataatagaaAATCTTTCTGAATGTATTTCGGTATTCTGTTCTGTAATGTGTTAAGTAACATACCAACTTCTGGACACAAGTCATTACAACGaatataatgaaataaacaatataataagCTATTTTTACTCGACAAATGTATTGTTGTATCAATTTGATACCGTCACTAAATCTGGGTTAACGATACAAAACGAGTTGCGAAGATTGTCATTGGCATGAATATAGAAATTGCATTGCGCGGGCAAAATGCAGCCGTAACGCCTATCAAAAAGCCAAAGCCTTTCTCCCACGAACTACTTAATGATGACTTTTTGGTATCCTCGTGTTATACGGGTTCATCCAGTTATTGAattcaataactttttttaagaaCTAGCCAGTAAAATCAGAGATCGGCAAACATTTGTTTGATTGAAACGAAGATTAAAAATGGAAACGTTACCTACTCATATCAACTTTGCTACGAATTAAATCATGAGCTTACCAATTAGATTGAAATCGATTCATATGATTTTTAGTGACAATCAATCATGATTTGAAAAagtgattatattattcaagcgGATGAGTTATTTAAAATTACGATTTAGTTGATTAAATCATATTTAGAATAAGGTTCGTTTTACCGTAGTTAATTCAGATAAAATTCATTAATATGTAGTATAAACCTTGTAAGTACACTTGAAAAAGATTAACTAATCAGAGATGTAGTTGATTTGCGATTATTTAGTTTCAATCCGTACTGTTGATAACGATTTATTTTCGAATAAATATGTTGATTGAATTTCATTTTGATTTCATCATGCATATTTTTGGTCAAATCACCATCTGCCACTCTGAATAAAATCATGCAGCCGATATGTTTGCTAATAGCTATTAAGGTGCGACACTGTATGATATAAACTACATATATAACAAAAGCACAGATCATTACTGGCTAACAATACAAATGCTGCAAATTTTATTGTCACTGTCAGCCACGGCGCGTGGCGAGAAGCCATCTAGTAAGCTGTGCCCGTTATCATTACGACCACCACTACCAATCAAGGTCCGAACAGGCAGTCCCCAACAACGGCAAAGGCAGTCGGATCTATTCGTTGGATGTTCTGTTACAAACGAATAGAACATCCTACCTTTAGGTTTTAAAGCACAAAATTGTGCTTACGCTAGACAGCAATCGCGACATTTCATATGTTCGACCATAGAGCAAGTATTACACTAATGTGGCTATTTTAACTGTTGCAttgtatgaataaataaaaattatgtggCATAGACCATGCGCATTGATGATACCGTACCGAGGTAAGTACATCCAATTTTGCACACTCGCTGACGTTTCATGCATTTGGGGTGCATGAATCTACAAGCAAACTTGGTAccgagttattttgatttgatagATACTTAATTACGCGTTGGCGTGTAATGCTTTTGTACTTATTTACGTAATCGAGTATGAAATTAGTATGAAACCTTCAATGCCTGCAAGAGCTATTTGAGCTCTCAACAATGCGTTCTTTAGGTAAGTACTACTTGCTAAGCGTTTCAGTCGTTGAGATTTAATTCGCACCTTATATGCACGATCTTCTTGCACTTCCACAAAAGACCACAAATCAGTAGGACTAATCCTAGTAATACTACTTGCTTATTACACGTCTTGGCTATTACTTAATAAATACAAAGTGAACTATTGACCGAGGCTGGCAATCACAAGTCATTAATACCAGATAGTTGCCAATCCCACATTGTGACTGATGggttaatacctacataattgtcGTACAGCGATTGGTCACGACGAGATATCGTTGCTGCCTCCGGCGGTATGACGGTTTCAGAATGCACGACGAAGCTTCCTTGATCAAGGGTTTCGATTGCCGACTAGGTTTGTACTCTTAATATACTTATACACCCTGTGAGTAATGAGTGGGTAATTATTACCTACTGGCTTTTATCATTTTATGATCTTTACGACAAAAATGGCACCCGTATATATTTACGAAACGAATTTATGGTTgaaattattacatttttagttttatttgggATATTTAGAATTATTTTTGTCGAATGACTACCAAAGGACACGAACAATATGGTATTTTTCGTAAGAAGCGGTAAAATGTCAGTTTTTGTTATCATACCTATATGATCAAATCCtgtaccgtagagtttcgtatctttgcctgcgctacctattttcgcctagtttgacataagttgccattaacaaaatgtttctaatctaagccttacataaaactgctaaatacaaagtattttttacgggtgtcAACATTCTTCGAACAATCTGCGGCTAACTTCACACAGTTGACCTTTATTGAGGTTTTTTCGTGACACCGACGACACGTTTTTTTGAACCAGTGTTTTAACTTCAGTTTTAAACGGTGATTTGGACCCGGTAAAGATAAACTCTTTACATGATTATATCCTATAACTatctctttttcatatgaaactattatttaatggcTAGCTTACGTTTAGATGTCACAATTGGATAAAACATTGGTGAGGGTACTTTGCGTCCATCTTGTTGCCAAATTTCGCCTACCCCTAGGGTTGACAAATTTATTGTACCACATTCATTGGTGGATGACATTActtgtttccaaatttaaata carries:
- the LOC134805234 gene encoding protein held out wings isoform X8; protein product: MCDNNNPSTQSIADYLAQLLKDRKQLAAFPNVFMHMERLLDEEIAKVRASLFQINGVKKEPLILPEAEGMVTTLTEKVYVPVKEHPDFNFVGRILGPRGMTAKQLEQETGCKIMVRGKGSMRDKKKVSITEDANRGKPNWEHLADDLHVLLTVEDTENRAKLKLARAVEEVKRLLIPQADGEDELKKRQLMELAIINGTYRDSSAKAVVPVNGQCLISDSTADEEWRRVAAAAAETQRLLAPGGGVGGVALRTQAPLGAPLILSPRMSAGHGGQAGLLNGTGAGAAAGLLSPGEPAHQLIYASPYADYANYAALTAAAANPLLAAEYATTDHTASRYLLAGF
- the LOC134805234 gene encoding protein held out wings isoform X3 — protein: MCDNNNPSTQSIADYLAQLLKDRKQLAAFPNVFMHMERLLDEEIAKVRASLFQINGVKKEPLILPEAEGMVTTLTEKVYVPVKEHPDFNFVGRILGPRGMTAKQLEQETGCKIMVRGKGSMRDKKKVSITEDANRGKPNWEHLADDLHVLLTVEDTENRAKLKLARAVEEVKRLLIPQADGEDELKKRQLMELAIINGTYRDSSAKAVVPVNGQCLITDEEWRRVAAAAAETQRLLAPGGGVGGVALRTQAPLGAPLILSPRMSAGHGGQAGLLNGTGAGAAAGLLSPGEPAHQLIYASPYADYANYAALTAAAANPLLAAEYATTDHTGVVRRAGRLAQVREHPYQRTALPAP
- the LOC134805234 gene encoding protein held out wings isoform X2, which produces MCDNNNPSTQSIADYLAQLLKDRKQLAAFPNVFMHMERLLDEEIAKVRASLFQINGVKKEPLILPEAEGMVTTLTEKVYVPVKEHPDFNFVGRILGPRGMTAKQLEQETGCKIMVRGKGSMRDKKKEDANRGKPNWEHLADDLHVLLTVEDTENRAKLKLARAVEEVKRLLIPQADGEDELKKRQLMELAIINGTYRDSSAKAVVPVNGQCLISDSTADEEWRRVAAAAAETQRLLAPGGGVGGVALRTQAPLGAPLILSPRMSAGHGGQAGLLNGTGAGAAAGLLSPGEPAHQLIYASPYADYANYAALTAAAANPLLAAEYATTDHTGVVRRAGRLAQVREHPYQRTALPAP
- the LOC134805234 gene encoding protein held out wings isoform X5 — its product is MCDNNNPSTQSIADYLAQLLKDRKQLAAFPNVFMHMERLLDEEIAKVRASLFQINGVKKEPLILPEAEGMVTTLTEKVYVPVKEHPDFNFVGRILGPRGMTAKQLEQETGCKIMVRGKGSMRDKKKEDANRGKPNWEHLADDLHVLLTVEDTENRAKLKLARAVEEVKRLLIPQADGEDELKKRQLMELAIINGTYRDSSAKAVVPVNGQCLITDEEWRRVAAAAAETQRLLAPGGGVGGVALRTQAPLGAPLILSPRMSAGHGGQAGLLNGTGAGAAAGLLSPGEPAHQLIYASPYADYANYAALTAAAANPLLAAEYATTDHTGVVRRAGRLAQVREHPYQRTALPAP
- the LOC134805234 gene encoding protein held out wings isoform X4 yields the protein MCDNNNPSTQSIADYLAQLLKDRKQLAAFPNVFMHMERLLDEEIAKVRASLFQINGVKKEPLILPEAEGMVTTLTEKVYVPVKEHPDFNFVGRILGPRGMTAKQLEQETGCKIMVRGKGSMRDKKKVSITEDANRGKPNWEHLADDLHVLLTVEDTENRAKLKLARAVEEVKRLLIPQADGEDELKKRQLMELAIINGTYRDSSAKAVVPVNGDSTADEEWRRVAAAAAETQRLLAPGGGVGGVALRTQAPLGAPLILSPRMSAGHGGQAGLLNGTGAGAAAGLLSPGEPAHQLIYASPYADYANYAALTAAAANPLLAAEYATTDHTGVVRRAGRLAQVREHPYQRTALPAP
- the LOC134805234 gene encoding protein held out wings isoform X1, with amino-acid sequence MCDNNNPSTQSIADYLAQLLKDRKQLAAFPNVFMHMERLLDEEIAKVRASLFQINGVKKEPLILPEAEGMVTTLTEKVYVPVKEHPDFNFVGRILGPRGMTAKQLEQETGCKIMVRGKGSMRDKKKVSITEDANRGKPNWEHLADDLHVLLTVEDTENRAKLKLARAVEEVKRLLIPQADGEDELKKRQLMELAIINGTYRDSSAKAVVPVNGQCLISDSTADEEWRRVAAAAAETQRLLAPGGGVGGVALRTQAPLGAPLILSPRMSAGHGGQAGLLNGTGAGAAAGLLSPGEPAHQLIYASPYADYANYAALTAAAANPLLAAEYATTDHTGVVRRAGRLAQVREHPYQRTALPAP
- the LOC134805234 gene encoding protein held out wings isoform X7 — translated: MCDNNNPSTQSIADYLAQLLKDRKQLAAFPNVFMHMERLLDEEIAKVRASLFQINGVKKEPLILPEAEGMVTTLTEKVYVPVKEHPDFNFVGRILGPRGMTAKQLEQETGCKIMVRGKGSMRDKKKEDANRGKPNWEHLADDLHVLLTVEDTENRAKLKLARAVEEVKRLLIPQADGEDELKKRQLMELAIINGTYRDSSAKAVVPVNADEEWRRVAAAAAETQRLLAPGGGVGGVALRTQAPLGAPLILSPRMSAGHGGQAGLLNGTGAGAAAGLLSPGEPAHQLIYASPYADYANYAALTAAAANPLLAAEYATTDHTGVVRRAGRLAQVREHPYQRTALPAP
- the LOC134805234 gene encoding protein held out wings isoform X6; amino-acid sequence: MCDNNNPSTQSIADYLAQLLKDRKQLAAFPNVFMHMERLLDEEIAKVRASLFQINGVKKEPLILPEAEGMVTTLTEKVYVPVKEHPDFNFVGRILGPRGMTAKQLEQETGCKIMVRGKGSMRDKKKVSITEDANRGKPNWEHLADDLHVLLTVEDTENRAKLKLARAVEEVKRLLIPQADGEDELKKRQLMELAIINGTYRDSSAKAVVPVNADEEWRRVAAAAAETQRLLAPGGGVGGVALRTQAPLGAPLILSPRMSAGHGGQAGLLNGTGAGAAAGLLSPGEPAHQLIYASPYADYANYAALTAAAANPLLAAEYATTDHTGVVRRAGRLAQVREHPYQRTALPAP